In the Streptomyces sp. BHT-5-2 genome, one interval contains:
- the fabG gene encoding 3-oxoacyl-ACP reductase FabG, with protein MSTTEQRVAIVTGAARGIGAATAVRLAAEGRAVAVLDLDEAACKDTVAKITAAGGKAVAIGCDVSDGDQVAAAVERVAGELGAPTVLVNNAGVLRDNLLFKMSETDWDTVMNVHLRGAFLMSRACQKHMVDAKFGRIVNLSSSSALGNRGQVNYSAAKAGLQGFTKTLAIELGKFGITANAVAPGFIATDMTAATAARVGMDFEDFKSAAATQIPVQRVGNPDDIANAIAFFTGEAAGFVSGQVLYVAGGPLC; from the coding sequence ATGTCCACCACCGAGCAGCGTGTCGCCATCGTGACGGGCGCGGCCCGCGGCATCGGCGCGGCCACCGCCGTCCGCCTGGCCGCCGAGGGCCGCGCCGTCGCCGTACTCGACCTCGACGAGGCGGCCTGCAAGGACACCGTCGCGAAGATCACCGCGGCCGGCGGCAAGGCCGTCGCGATCGGCTGCGACGTCTCCGACGGCGACCAGGTGGCGGCCGCGGTCGAGCGGGTCGCGGGGGAGCTCGGCGCACCCACCGTCCTCGTCAACAACGCGGGCGTGCTCCGCGACAACCTGCTGTTCAAGATGAGCGAAACCGACTGGGACACCGTGATGAACGTCCACCTGCGCGGTGCGTTCCTGATGTCGCGGGCCTGTCAGAAGCACATGGTGGACGCCAAGTTCGGGCGGATCGTCAACCTCTCCTCCAGCTCGGCGCTCGGCAACCGCGGCCAGGTCAACTACTCGGCGGCCAAGGCCGGCCTCCAGGGCTTCACCAAGACCCTCGCCATCGAACTCGGCAAGTTCGGCATCACCGCCAACGCCGTCGCCCCCGGCTTCATCGCCACCGACATGACCGCCGCCACCGCCGCGCGGGTGGGGATGGACTTCGAGGACTTCAAGTCCGCGGCCGCCACCCAGATCCCGGTGCAGCGCGTCGGCAACCCGGACGACATCGCCAACGCCATCGCGTTCTTCACCGGCGAGGCGGCCGGGTTCGTCTCCGGCCAGGTCCTGTACGTCGCCGGCGGCCCGCTGTGCTGA
- a CDS encoding DUF3037 domain-containing protein, with protein MSGLHNGRDVFEYALLKVVPRVERGEMINAGVVVYCRAQRFVEARTYLDEARLRALDPEVDMAGVRAALCAVEGVCAGGARAGQAAGDDPGQRFRWLIAPRSTIVQPGPVHTGLTVDPRVEAERLLELLVR; from the coding sequence GTGAGCGGACTGCACAACGGACGCGACGTCTTCGAGTACGCCCTGCTCAAGGTCGTACCGCGGGTCGAGCGCGGAGAGATGATCAACGCGGGGGTGGTGGTGTACTGCCGCGCCCAGCGGTTCGTCGAGGCTCGTACGTATCTGGACGAGGCCCGGTTGCGGGCACTGGATCCCGAGGTGGACATGGCCGGTGTACGGGCCGCGCTGTGTGCCGTCGAGGGCGTCTGCGCGGGCGGCGCGCGGGCCGGACAGGCCGCCGGCGACGATCCGGGGCAGCGCTTCCGCTGGCTGATCGCGCCGCGCAGCACGATCGTCCAGCCGGGGCCGGTGCACACCGGTCTGACCGTCGACCCCAGGGTCGAGGCGGAACGACTGCTGGAGCTGCTGGTGCGCTGA
- a CDS encoding HipA family kinase has product MGPKEALREVVATRYVTPLREGGSLPGLVEGDDLGTYIMKFTGAGQGRKTLVAEVICGELGRRLGLRVPELVRMQLDPVIGLSEPDQEVQALLKASGGLNLGMDYLPGSLGFDPLAFEVSAREAGRVVWFDALINNVDRSWRNPNLLVWHGELWLIDHGAAMIWHHNWPTAEKASARPYDASDHALATFGPDVAAAAEEFTPLITEELLVGIAADVPDEWLADEPGFDSPEELRAAYVRTLLARARTIGEQITIGEPTKDRPSQAPEWLAGKLPRRAVK; this is encoded by the coding sequence GTGGGGCCTAAGGAAGCGTTGAGAGAGGTGGTTGCGACCCGCTATGTCACGCCGTTGCGTGAGGGTGGGTCGCTCCCGGGGCTCGTCGAGGGGGACGACCTCGGGACCTACATCATGAAGTTCACCGGCGCCGGGCAGGGGCGCAAGACCCTGGTCGCGGAGGTGATCTGCGGGGAGCTCGGACGGCGGCTCGGGCTGCGGGTGCCGGAGCTGGTGCGGATGCAGCTCGACCCGGTGATCGGGCTGAGCGAGCCGGACCAGGAGGTCCAGGCGCTGCTGAAGGCCAGCGGGGGACTGAATCTGGGGATGGACTACCTCCCCGGGTCGCTGGGGTTCGATCCGCTGGCATTCGAGGTGAGCGCGCGCGAGGCGGGCCGGGTGGTGTGGTTCGACGCGCTGATCAACAACGTGGACCGGTCCTGGCGCAACCCCAACCTGCTGGTGTGGCACGGGGAGTTGTGGCTGATCGACCACGGTGCGGCGATGATCTGGCACCACAACTGGCCGACCGCGGAGAAGGCGTCGGCGCGGCCGTACGACGCCTCCGACCACGCACTGGCCACGTTCGGGCCCGATGTGGCCGCCGCGGCCGAGGAGTTCACGCCGCTGATCACCGAGGAACTGCTCGTCGGGATCGCCGCCGACGTGCCCGACGAGTGGCTGGCGGACGAGCCCGGTTTCGACTCGCCGGAGGAGCTGCGTGCGGCGTATGTGCGCACACTGCTGGCCCGGGCGCGGACGATCGGCGAGCAGATCACCATCGGGGAGCCGACGAAGGACAGGCCGTCACAGGCACCGGAGTGGCTGGCGGGCAAGTTGCCGCGGAGGGCCGTGAAGTGA
- a CDS encoding alpha/beta fold hydrolase, whose protein sequence is MTKNRTSSTTSPWTGMLPVDDTALAVTDTGGPGIPIVYLNGHFATQGYWRRVLAELGPGWRHITYDMRARGKSKRSADPHSFETHMRDVEAVLAARGVDRALVVGWSYGAFLAAHWASRNPGRTVGAVLVEGAQPDDWLDEAMEQRIRKLFRRLSPLMLLLRPTGLTPRMTAAQMANSNIEGGVLARNLGPVLDNITVPTRYVVASGKSFGSKGDEQERHRATLPAVAARNPNITIHPKVTSTHATILKKDFRAVAAAVRKVAAPNHTKARNT, encoded by the coding sequence ATGACGAAGAACCGTACGTCCTCGACCACTTCACCGTGGACCGGCATGCTGCCGGTGGACGACACGGCCCTGGCCGTCACCGACACCGGCGGCCCCGGCATCCCCATCGTCTACCTCAACGGCCACTTCGCCACTCAGGGGTACTGGCGGCGGGTCCTGGCCGAACTGGGGCCGGGCTGGCGGCACATCACCTACGACATGCGGGCCCGCGGCAAGTCGAAGCGTTCGGCGGACCCCCATTCCTTCGAGACGCACATGCGGGACGTCGAAGCCGTTCTCGCGGCCAGAGGGGTGGACCGGGCACTGGTGGTGGGTTGGTCCTACGGAGCCTTCCTCGCGGCGCATTGGGCCAGCCGGAACCCCGGCCGCACCGTGGGCGCCGTCCTGGTCGAGGGCGCACAACCGGACGACTGGCTGGACGAAGCCATGGAGCAGCGGATCCGGAAGCTGTTTCGACGGCTGAGCCCGCTCATGCTGTTGCTGCGCCCGACGGGCCTGACCCCGCGGATGACCGCCGCACAGATGGCGAACAGCAACATCGAGGGCGGCGTACTCGCCCGCAACCTGGGCCCCGTGCTGGACAACATCACCGTCCCGACCCGGTACGTGGTCGCCTCGGGGAAGTCCTTCGGAAGCAAGGGCGACGAGCAGGAACGACACCGCGCCACCCTCCCCGCGGTGGCCGCCCGCAACCCGAACATCACCATCCACCCAAAGGTCACCAGCACCCACGCTACGATCCTGAAAAAGGACTTCCGCGCCGTCGCCGCGGCCGTACGCAAGGTCGCCGCCCCCAACCACACCAAGGCCCGCAACACCTGA
- a CDS encoding serine hydrolase, translating into MGQGNSGFSEAGLRRLREVLARYVDSGKIPGLVALVSRGEETHVETLGTMCHDGGAPMRRDTIFRMASTTKPVAVAATMVLLDECRLRLDDPVDHWLPELADRQVLKRPDGPLEDTVPARRPITVRDLLTATFGLGLDMTARTAPMMSALFERGVYGQEDGWLLPAVEPDEWMRRLGTLPLMCQPGERWLYNISDDVLGVLVARVAGQSFESFLHERLFEPLGMKDTGFYVPADKIDRLPPLYAPDPQTGQFKVEDPAQGGHHSKPPAFASGGGGLDSTADDYHAYFRMLLNGGTHQGQRILSRAAVELMTTNRLPAEQLAAREALARNLVHLSYGQGQQGGWGFGMATRTYRGDYAPIGQFGWDGGSGTTTYADPHNQLVGILLTQTGMTTPDSARAITDFWTTLYQALDN; encoded by the coding sequence ATGGGACAAGGCAACAGCGGCTTTTCCGAAGCAGGGTTGCGCAGGCTGCGCGAGGTACTGGCGCGGTATGTCGACTCCGGGAAGATTCCCGGGCTGGTCGCCCTGGTCAGCCGGGGCGAGGAGACCCACGTCGAAACGCTCGGGACGATGTGCCACGACGGCGGCGCGCCGATGCGCCGGGACACCATCTTCCGGATGGCCTCGACGACCAAGCCGGTCGCGGTCGCGGCGACGATGGTCCTGCTGGACGAATGCCGGCTGCGGCTGGATGACCCGGTGGACCACTGGCTGCCCGAACTCGCCGACCGGCAGGTGCTCAAGCGGCCCGACGGCCCGCTAGAGGACACCGTGCCGGCGCGCCGTCCGATCACCGTACGGGACCTGCTCACCGCCACGTTCGGGCTCGGACTGGACATGACGGCACGCACCGCCCCGATGATGAGCGCGCTCTTCGAGCGGGGGGTCTACGGCCAGGAGGACGGATGGCTGCTGCCGGCGGTGGAACCGGATGAGTGGATGCGCCGCCTGGGCACGCTTCCGCTGATGTGCCAGCCCGGAGAACGCTGGCTGTACAACATCAGCGACGACGTCCTCGGGGTGCTCGTCGCCAGGGTCGCCGGCCAGTCTTTCGAGTCGTTCCTGCACGAGCGCCTTTTCGAGCCGCTGGGCATGAAGGACACCGGCTTCTACGTGCCCGCCGACAAGATCGACCGGCTGCCGCCCCTGTACGCCCCCGATCCGCAGACCGGTCAGTTCAAGGTGGAGGACCCGGCCCAAGGGGGACACCACAGCAAGCCCCCGGCCTTCGCCTCGGGCGGCGGCGGACTGGACTCCACCGCCGACGACTACCACGCCTACTTCCGGATGCTGCTCAACGGCGGGACGCACCAGGGCCAGCGGATCCTCTCCCGTGCCGCCGTCGAGCTGATGACCACCAACCGCCTCCCCGCCGAGCAACTGGCTGCCCGGGAAGCCTTGGCCCGCAACCTCGTCCATCTCTCCTACGGCCAGGGACAGCAGGGCGGTTGGGGCTTCGGAATGGCCACCCGAACCTACCGGGGCGACTACGCACCCATCGGCCAGTTCGGCTGGGACGGCGGAAGCGGCACCACCACCTACGCCGACCCGCACAACCAACTCGTCGGCATCCTCCTCACCCAGACCGGGATGACCACCCCGGACTCGGCACGAGCCATCACCGACTTCTGGACCACGCTCTACCAGGCCCTCGACAACTGA
- a CDS encoding DUF1048 domain-containing protein: MSDAEEHGFLSKVIGPKRRWWAYKARVKELPENYRTAVDAIERYLMHFVPTDDDSASSAFEDLVDLFEQAAADGTAIRDVVGDDPAEFVEEFAQNYTTGGYVPARARKRLAEVMERVAG; the protein is encoded by the coding sequence ATGTCCGACGCAGAAGAGCACGGCTTTCTCTCCAAGGTGATCGGGCCCAAGAGGCGTTGGTGGGCGTACAAGGCGCGCGTCAAGGAGCTTCCCGAGAACTACCGCACGGCGGTCGACGCGATCGAGCGGTACCTCATGCACTTCGTGCCGACGGACGACGACAGCGCGTCCTCCGCGTTCGAGGACCTTGTCGACCTGTTCGAGCAAGCCGCGGCGGACGGCACGGCGATCCGTGATGTCGTCGGGGACGACCCGGCGGAGTTCGTCGAGGAGTTCGCGCAGAACTACACGACGGGCGGCTACGTCCCCGCCCGCGCGCGGAAGCGGCTGGCCGAGGTCATGGAGCGCGTCGCCGGCTAG
- a CDS encoding PadR family transcriptional regulator, giving the protein MAKLLTEMLKGTLEGITLASLSDRPAYGYEITARLREQGFSDIAEGTIYALLIRMEKRGLVDVKKVPSEKGPPRKVHSLNAQGREYLDEFWRTWSFLAERLEQLREGGG; this is encoded by the coding sequence ATGGCCAAGCTGCTGACGGAGATGCTCAAGGGCACGCTGGAGGGCATCACCCTCGCGTCCCTGTCCGACCGACCCGCCTACGGCTACGAGATCACGGCACGATTGAGGGAGCAGGGGTTCTCCGACATCGCCGAAGGGACCATCTACGCGCTGCTCATCAGGATGGAGAAGCGCGGTCTCGTCGACGTGAAGAAGGTGCCCTCCGAGAAGGGGCCACCACGCAAGGTGCACTCTCTCAACGCTCAGGGACGTGAGTACCTCGATGAGTTCTGGAGGACCTGGAGCTTCCTCGCAGAACGACTGGAACAGCTCCGTGAAGGGGGCGGATGA
- a CDS encoding MarR family winged helix-turn-helix transcriptional regulator: MIQVTDSHRARLCEELSRESRRYLAAYVLFNQAVADHLGLHPTDVQCLSLLTADPAPRTVKQIAEITGLTTGSATRLVDRLERGGYVVRTPDRQDRRRVLVTPVPDRIARVAAVWDDLGPAWQSLLDDHSEDELEVITRHMRRAYDLSHAQMQRLRSLPKPD, encoded by the coding sequence GTGATCCAGGTGACAGACTCACACCGGGCCCGGCTGTGCGAGGAACTGTCGAGGGAGTCGCGCCGCTACCTGGCGGCCTACGTACTGTTCAACCAAGCCGTCGCCGATCATCTCGGGCTGCACCCGACTGACGTGCAGTGCCTGAGCCTGCTCACGGCCGACCCCGCGCCGCGCACGGTGAAGCAGATCGCCGAGATCACGGGTCTGACCACGGGGTCGGCCACACGGCTGGTGGACCGGCTGGAGCGCGGTGGTTATGTGGTCCGCACACCCGACCGGCAGGACCGACGCCGGGTGCTGGTCACGCCGGTGCCCGATCGCATCGCCCGCGTCGCCGCGGTGTGGGACGACCTCGGTCCGGCCTGGCAGTCGCTGCTCGACGACCACAGCGAAGACGAGCTAGAGGTGATCACCCGCCATATGCGACGGGCGTACGACCTCAGCCACGCCCAGATGCAACGCCTGCGATCCCTGCCGAAGCCGGACTGA
- a CDS encoding NmrA/HSCARG family protein — protein MLTVAITGATGAQGGATARALLAAGHHVRALTRRPDSPAAEALRGLGADVCHADFDNRASLDAALAGTDSLFAVTTPFGTDTTTETRRGKALVDAAAAARLGHIVLTSAAHADRGTAVPHYESKYLVEQYLHTADVPWTVIAPAAFMDNYASDWTLDGLRQSTFAWPMPADRPLTLIPAADIGAFAALVLQHRDEFAGHRIDIASDECTPSQIAEILAAAADRPIAHHEVPLSQVRTRSADLAAMFEYFTTVGLDVDVAGLRRDYPEVGWHTFTNWAAGQDWPTLLAPTPAHQ, from the coding sequence ATGCTCACCGTCGCCATCACCGGAGCCACCGGAGCCCAGGGCGGAGCGACCGCTCGCGCCCTGCTGGCCGCCGGTCACCACGTGCGCGCACTCACCCGCCGCCCCGACTCGCCCGCCGCCGAGGCCCTGCGCGGCCTGGGAGCCGACGTGTGCCACGCCGACTTCGACAACCGCGCCTCCCTCGACGCCGCCCTGGCCGGGACGGACTCCCTCTTCGCGGTCACCACCCCGTTCGGCACCGACACCACCACCGAAACCCGGCGGGGCAAGGCCCTCGTCGACGCCGCGGCAGCCGCCCGCCTCGGACACATCGTCCTCACCTCCGCCGCACACGCCGACCGCGGCACCGCGGTCCCGCACTACGAAAGCAAGTACCTGGTCGAGCAGTACCTCCACACAGCCGACGTGCCCTGGACCGTGATCGCCCCGGCGGCATTCATGGACAACTACGCCAGTGACTGGACCCTCGACGGGCTGCGCCAGAGCACCTTCGCCTGGCCCATGCCCGCCGACCGGCCACTCACACTCATCCCCGCCGCCGACATCGGCGCATTCGCGGCGCTGGTCCTCCAGCACCGCGACGAGTTCGCCGGCCATCGCATCGACATCGCCTCCGACGAGTGCACCCCCAGCCAGATCGCAGAGATCCTCGCTGCAGCCGCCGACCGGCCGATCGCCCACCACGAGGTCCCGCTCTCCCAGGTCCGTACCCGATCCGCCGATCTGGCCGCCATGTTCGAGTACTTCACCACCGTCGGCCTCGATGTCGATGTCGCCGGGCTGCGACGCGACTACCCCGAAGTCGGCTGGCACACCTTCACTAACTGGGCCGCCGGCCAGGACTGGCCCACACTCCTGGCCCCCACCCCGGCGCATCAGTGA
- a CDS encoding MarR family winged helix-turn-helix transcriptional regulator, producing MKPIGYWLNRTDKALTRHMNDMLAEFGLTRIAWQVLNVIHDTPQVTDAQVLSTLSANADTPTLTAAIDAVLVESWATRPAPNRLSLTPDGRQRLARIAEHVDTFRTLSTAGISQDEYCTAVHVLERMTRNLETATGTTPTP from the coding sequence GTGAAGCCCATCGGCTACTGGCTCAACCGCACGGACAAAGCCCTCACCCGCCACATGAACGACATGCTTGCGGAATTCGGGCTCACCCGGATCGCCTGGCAGGTCCTCAACGTCATCCACGACACCCCCCAAGTCACCGACGCGCAAGTGCTGTCCACACTCTCCGCCAACGCCGACACCCCCACACTGACCGCCGCCATCGACGCCGTGCTCGTCGAGAGCTGGGCCACACGCCCCGCACCGAACCGACTCTCCCTCACCCCCGACGGACGTCAGCGCCTGGCCCGCATCGCCGAACACGTCGACACCTTCCGCACACTCTCCACCGCCGGCATCTCCCAGGACGAGTACTGCACGGCCGTCCACGTCCTCGAACGCATGACCCGCAACCTCGAAACAGCGACGGGCACCACCCCCACGCCATAA
- a CDS encoding dienelactone hydrolase family protein, with amino-acid sequence MTNVQGVSLGLPTPDGTADAYLAHPDDGAPHPGVLLYMDAFGLRPSLEAMARRLAGHGYTVLVPNAFYRAGRAPVAELPTYIKPAERPEIFAQLGPIIQALTPEAAMRDAGAYLDWLAASPLVTNGPMGTTGYCMGGALAVRTAARFPDRISAAAAFHTSRMVTDAQDSPHRLVDHITAELYFGHADQDPWMSVEQVKSLGQALDAAGVCYRNEVYEGAQHGYTQSDTAAYNAEADDRHWRALLDLLDRAL; translated from the coding sequence ATGACCAATGTGCAAGGTGTATCACTCGGCCTTCCCACTCCGGATGGGACTGCCGACGCCTATCTCGCCCACCCCGACGACGGTGCGCCTCACCCTGGCGTACTGCTCTACATGGACGCCTTCGGGCTGCGCCCCTCATTGGAGGCGATGGCCAGGCGACTGGCCGGGCACGGTTACACGGTGCTGGTGCCCAATGCCTTCTACCGTGCGGGGCGCGCTCCAGTGGCGGAACTGCCCACGTACATCAAGCCGGCCGAGCGGCCCGAGATCTTCGCCCAACTCGGTCCGATCATCCAGGCCCTCACCCCCGAAGCGGCCATGCGCGATGCCGGCGCCTATCTCGACTGGCTGGCCGCCTCGCCCTTGGTCACGAACGGCCCCATGGGCACTACCGGTTACTGCATGGGCGGCGCCCTCGCGGTCCGTACCGCCGCACGCTTTCCTGACCGGATATCGGCTGCGGCGGCCTTCCACACCAGCCGTATGGTCACCGATGCTCAGGACAGCCCGCATCGGCTTGTCGACCACATCACGGCAGAGCTGTACTTCGGTCATGCCGACCAGGACCCCTGGATGTCGGTCGAGCAGGTCAAAAGCCTGGGGCAGGCGCTGGATGCTGCGGGCGTGTGCTACCGCAACGAGGTCTACGAGGGGGCCCAGCACGGATACACCCAGTCCGACACCGCCGCATACAACGCCGAGGCGGACGACCGTCATTGGCGGGCACTGCTAGACCTCCTCGACCGGGCACTCTGA
- a CDS encoding WXG100 family type VII secretion target yields the protein MSGDESVAEQVYEAGLEIINPGGDPDVLRSAAKGWRDLHENLQTMFHDLDREVQRTLESGWRGPAADSFAEHWKHLNTAMGKTLPQLPEAAQSLDKAADAIEDINHEIHEIYLEIGISIGVSVGMSFLTMGFSAAAGAARAAQLAARAAKLAKTLGTILRKVSEAFKVISRLAKEHRFLKNVLVNWTSNTGGTVITNALTGQETNLGDAVWQGGLSSVVGTGPGMLATAGGKALGEAAGKLTNPLARGLGRHSGLLGDMAGGAAGSMTGGLAVDGAKNLGNDPSDHVNERDLLWDAGVNVVGGAAGGAAVHGANTQLPPGREGPHFPVEGPAQGIVYGGAGAIAKPLHDALWPENSGEANSEAADTPQGQKKGSVKDVFG from the coding sequence ATGAGCGGTGACGAGTCCGTAGCGGAGCAGGTCTACGAGGCCGGCCTGGAAATCATCAACCCTGGGGGCGATCCGGACGTCCTGCGCTCGGCCGCCAAGGGCTGGCGGGACCTCCACGAAAACCTCCAAACCATGTTCCATGACCTCGACCGCGAGGTGCAGCGGACCCTGGAGTCCGGCTGGCGCGGTCCGGCAGCCGACTCCTTCGCCGAACACTGGAAACACCTCAACACGGCGATGGGCAAGACGCTGCCGCAGTTGCCGGAGGCGGCGCAGAGCCTCGACAAGGCCGCGGACGCCATCGAGGACATCAATCACGAGATCCACGAGATCTACCTTGAGATCGGCATATCCATCGGGGTCTCGGTCGGCATGTCTTTCCTGACCATGGGGTTCTCGGCGGCCGCGGGGGCCGCCCGAGCCGCCCAACTCGCCGCCCGCGCCGCCAAACTCGCCAAAACGCTCGGCACGATCCTGCGGAAGGTCAGTGAGGCGTTCAAAGTCATCTCCCGGCTGGCCAAGGAACACCGCTTCCTGAAGAACGTCCTGGTCAACTGGACCAGCAACACCGGCGGCACCGTCATCACCAACGCCCTCACGGGGCAGGAAACCAATCTGGGCGACGCGGTCTGGCAGGGCGGACTCTCGTCGGTTGTCGGCACCGGGCCGGGCATGCTCGCGACGGCCGGCGGCAAAGCTCTGGGCGAGGCTGCCGGGAAACTCACCAATCCCCTTGCCCGGGGGCTCGGTCGACACTCTGGACTGCTCGGAGATATGGCGGGCGGCGCCGCGGGCAGCATGACCGGCGGGCTCGCCGTCGACGGGGCGAAGAACCTCGGCAACGACCCGTCGGACCACGTCAACGAGCGCGATCTGCTGTGGGATGCGGGGGTCAACGTGGTCGGCGGCGCTGCGGGAGGCGCCGCCGTACACGGCGCGAACACGCAGTTGCCTCCTGGGCGGGAAGGTCCGCACTTCCCGGTCGAGGGTCCGGCGCAGGGAATCGTCTACGGCGGCGCCGGAGCCATCGCCAAGCCACTGCACGACGCCCTCTGGCCCGAGAACTCCGGTGAGGCGAACAGCGAAGCCGCCGACACACCACAAGGGCAGAAGAAGGGGTCAGTGAAGGACGTTTTCGGATGA
- a CDS encoding S9 family peptidase, translating to MPHPAPRPIPDSTGLLTAELVVDMAAPVAPAISPDGRLVAYGVVANSGSGGRPHSSIWVAAVDGSAAPRRLTGGTARDAAPKWAPDSAFLFFTSDREERGTAQLRRILLDGSEDIAEAEALTRWRGGICDHYPLADGSTVALLTEDEPTAEDARREAEGDDAKVWGRHLPVTRLRLLNLATGVVRTVDGLGNRHVVEVTQRPDGGPLAVLSWATPELDPGVTTARLHLVAPETGAVQDLGPVGVEARSPVWWHHDGEWHLAHLAVTPGHLVGALAVIDTAPPATGPTVEQRNLTVGMSACPTELVQVADGPPLALFADGLDTALYRLDPQSLRFHRLLCAPGTLAGLTASHSGESLAVLMSTAHEPKNVHAGPTGGPLLRLSDTSPELRRIRWGVQERLSYQASDGLQLDGLLILPAGRTRDEGPFPLVTMVHGGPYFRHADEFTLTVVDCGQWLATAGYAVFLPNPRGGSGHGHEFAAVVAGAVGGDEWTDILAGIDLLVAQGVADPERLGISGWSHGGFMAAWAIGQTERFKAAMTGAGISDWGMQAGTGEWGIMEAALGGSTGWNGPGPHIHDRNSPISYVSRIRTPVLILHGEQDTNVPLGQAVHFHRALRHFGVEHEFVVYPREGHGLHERAHQLDALRRIRAWYDRWL from the coding sequence ATGCCGCACCCTGCACCGCGACCGATTCCCGACTCGACCGGCCTGCTCACCGCGGAACTGGTGGTGGACATGGCCGCCCCCGTGGCGCCGGCCATCTCACCGGACGGTCGCCTGGTCGCCTACGGCGTGGTCGCGAACAGCGGAAGTGGCGGACGTCCGCACAGCTCAATCTGGGTCGCCGCCGTCGATGGCAGCGCAGCCCCGCGCAGGCTGACCGGCGGCACGGCCCGCGACGCCGCCCCGAAGTGGGCGCCGGACTCGGCTTTTCTGTTCTTCACTTCCGACCGCGAGGAGCGGGGCACCGCTCAACTCCGGCGGATTCTGCTGGATGGCAGCGAGGACATCGCCGAGGCGGAGGCCCTGACCAGGTGGCGCGGGGGCATCTGCGACCACTACCCGCTCGCCGACGGGAGCACCGTCGCGCTGCTCACCGAGGACGAGCCCACCGCGGAGGACGCACGCCGGGAGGCCGAGGGTGACGACGCGAAAGTATGGGGCCGGCACCTCCCGGTCACCCGGCTGCGCCTGCTTAACCTGGCGACCGGCGTGGTCCGCACCGTGGACGGCCTCGGAAACCGCCATGTCGTGGAGGTGACCCAGCGTCCGGACGGCGGCCCGCTGGCCGTGCTGAGCTGGGCCACCCCCGAGCTCGACCCCGGCGTCACGACGGCACGACTGCACCTGGTCGCCCCGGAGACGGGAGCTGTCCAGGACCTGGGCCCAGTCGGAGTCGAGGCCCGGTCCCCGGTCTGGTGGCATCACGACGGTGAATGGCATCTGGCCCACCTGGCGGTGACCCCTGGGCACTTGGTGGGCGCGCTCGCCGTGATCGACACGGCCCCGCCGGCGACCGGCCCGACCGTCGAACAGCGCAATCTCACGGTCGGCATGTCCGCCTGCCCCACCGAGCTGGTGCAGGTCGCCGACGGGCCGCCGCTGGCGCTGTTCGCCGACGGGCTGGACACCGCGCTGTACCGCCTCGATCCGCAGTCGCTGCGCTTCCACCGATTGCTCTGCGCGCCCGGCACGCTCGCCGGGCTCACCGCGAGTCACTCCGGAGAGAGCCTCGCGGTGCTGATGAGCACCGCGCACGAGCCCAAGAACGTCCACGCAGGCCCCACGGGCGGGCCACTGCTCCGGCTCAGCGACACCAGTCCCGAACTGCGCAGGATCCGCTGGGGTGTCCAGGAACGGCTCAGCTACCAGGCGTCCGACGGACTCCAGCTGGACGGCCTGCTGATCCTGCCGGCCGGCCGGACTCGCGACGAGGGTCCGTTCCCGCTCGTCACCATGGTCCACGGCGGCCCGTACTTCCGCCATGCCGACGAGTTCACGCTCACCGTGGTCGACTGCGGCCAGTGGCTGGCGACGGCCGGATATGCGGTCTTCCTGCCCAATCCCCGGGGCGGGTCGGGCCACGGCCATGAATTCGCCGCCGTGGTGGCGGGCGCGGTGGGCGGCGACGAGTGGACCGACATCCTCGCCGGGATCGACCTGCTGGTCGCCCAGGGAGTCGCCGATCCCGAACGCCTGGGCATCTCCGGCTGGAGCCACGGCGGTTTCATGGCGGCCTGGGCGATCGGCCAAACCGAGCGGTTCAAGGCCGCCATGACGGGCGCCGGCATCAGCGACTGGGGCATGCAGGCCGGGACCGGCGAGTGGGGAATCATGGAAGCGGCGCTCGGCGGCAGCACCGGCTGGAACGGGCCGGGACCGCACATCCACGACCGGAACAGCCCGATCTCCTACGTGTCCCGGATCCGCACCCCGGTCCTGATCCTGCACGGCGAACAGGACACCAACGTCCCACTCGGCCAGGCGGTCCACTTCCATCGCGCACTGCGCCACTTCGGCGTCGAGCACGAGTTCGTCGTCTACCCCCGAGAGGGCCACGGGCTTCACGAGCGCGCCCATCAACTCGACGCCCTCCGGCGCATCCGCGCCTGGTACGACCGCTGGCTGTAG